The following proteins come from a genomic window of Frankia casuarinae:
- a CDS encoding SGNH/GDSL hydrolase family protein, with amino-acid sequence MDSRPIIGGPTPSPMLTVVGDSFAEGRGDPAPDGAWIGWAPRMAAALGIPRSRVLNLGRNGATTQDVIDTQLDVAASAPAALVGIAAGSNDLLADYSQDRFEKNFTHLVATLAVPGTTAFTFTFPDLTTRLSAPPAILDVLRSRIERANDHVRSTAANHGILLVDFDHVDRAHDSQLWNPGDYHPNAAGYEFVASLLADLVREVLSRPAPRIPVPVPS; translated from the coding sequence ATGGACAGTCGACCGATCATCGGCGGTCCGACGCCGTCGCCGATGCTCACCGTGGTCGGCGACAGCTTCGCCGAGGGCCGCGGTGACCCGGCTCCCGACGGCGCCTGGATCGGCTGGGCGCCCAGAATGGCCGCGGCTCTGGGTATTCCGCGCAGTCGCGTTCTCAACCTGGGGCGGAACGGCGCGACGACGCAGGATGTCATCGACACGCAGCTCGACGTCGCCGCCTCCGCCCCGGCGGCCCTCGTCGGGATCGCCGCGGGCAGCAACGACCTGCTCGCGGACTACTCGCAGGACAGGTTCGAAAAAAACTTCACCCACCTAGTCGCGACTCTCGCGGTCCCGGGAACCACCGCGTTCACCTTCACCTTTCCGGACCTCACCACCAGGCTCTCGGCGCCGCCGGCGATCCTGGACGTACTCCGCTCCAGGATCGAGCGGGCGAACGACCATGTCCGCTCGACCGCGGCGAACCACGGAATTCTCCTCGTCGATTTCGATCACGTCGACCGCGCCCACGACTCTCAACTGTGGAACCCCGGGGACTATCATCCCAACGCGGCCGGATACGAATTCGTCGCCAGTCTCCTTGCGGATCTGGTGCGCGAAGTCCTGTCGCGCCCGGCTCCCCGGATTCCGGTTCCGGTTCCATCCTGA
- a CDS encoding NAD(P)/FAD-dependent oxidoreductase, producing MYDVIVVGARCAGSPVAMLLARRGHRVLLVDRVSFPSDTISTHYLQQAALLRLREWGLLDALTATNCRPITDMTVSHLGVVIRGFADPVDGLAFSMAPRRIVLDKLLLDGAVAAGVEVREGFSVRDLIRHDDGTVAGIVGRDATGAVVEERATLVVGADGRNSVVADLVGADFYKVVPAASFIYYSYFSGLDWQFHSRFGDHEQCAGWPTHDGLTLVTAMRNLEDFEEFRADIDGSLRRTFRSVAPELAEDLDSHGVQEDRYYGIRYPDNYYRTSYGPGWALTGDAGYHKDPVTGLGITDAFRCADLLTEHVDQALRGDRPMDEALAEYQRLRDEESAGAFNFTTTLGELNFPPHLVALWRALPNNETARAQFFGMIAGVVPSSVFLAPENVESIMLAAAAV from the coding sequence ATGTACGACGTGATTGTCGTGGGAGCGCGCTGCGCCGGCTCACCTGTGGCGATGTTGCTTGCCCGGCGCGGTCACCGGGTGCTGCTCGTCGACCGCGTGTCCTTTCCCAGCGACACGATCTCCACCCACTATCTTCAGCAGGCCGCACTGCTCCGTCTGCGGGAGTGGGGGCTGCTCGACGCACTCACGGCGACCAACTGCCGGCCGATCACCGACATGACGGTGTCCCACCTCGGTGTGGTCATCCGCGGGTTCGCCGATCCGGTCGACGGGCTGGCGTTCTCGATGGCGCCGCGCCGCATCGTGCTGGACAAGCTCCTGCTCGACGGCGCGGTCGCGGCGGGTGTCGAAGTCCGGGAGGGCTTCTCGGTCCGAGATCTGATCCGTCACGACGACGGCACGGTCGCGGGGATCGTGGGCCGGGACGCCACGGGAGCCGTCGTCGAGGAGCGGGCCACTCTCGTCGTGGGCGCCGACGGCCGCAACTCCGTCGTGGCCGACCTGGTGGGAGCCGACTTCTACAAGGTCGTGCCGGCGGCCAGCTTCATCTACTACTCCTATTTCAGTGGGCTGGACTGGCAGTTCCACAGCCGGTTCGGTGACCACGAGCAGTGCGCCGGCTGGCCCACCCATGACGGGCTCACCCTCGTCACCGCGATGCGCAACCTCGAGGATTTCGAGGAGTTCCGCGCCGATATCGACGGGAGCCTGCGCCGGACCTTCCGCAGCGTCGCGCCCGAGCTCGCCGAGGATCTCGACAGCCATGGCGTCCAGGAGGACCGTTACTACGGAATCCGTTATCCGGACAACTACTACCGCACGTCCTATGGTCCGGGTTGGGCGCTGACCGGAGACGCTGGTTACCACAAGGACCCGGTGACCGGTCTGGGCATCACCGACGCCTTCCGCTGCGCGGACCTGTTGACCGAGCACGTGGACCAGGCGCTGCGTGGCGACCGGCCCATGGACGAGGCCCTCGCCGAGTATCAGCGGTTGCGCGACGAGGAATCGGCCGGTGCGTTCAATTTCACCACGACGCTGGGCGAGCTGAACTTCCCGCCGCACCTCGTGGCGCTGTGGCGGGCCTTGCCGAACAACGAGACGGCGCGGGCGCAGTTCTTCGGAATGATCGCGGGTGTCGTGCCGTCGTCGGTCTTTCTCGCGCCGGAGAACGTCGAGTCCATCATGTTGGCCGCGGCGGCCGTGTAA
- a CDS encoding PaaI family thioesterase → MSAQSEIRSPLEMVREAHFQANGDAPPNLEQLRSVIDTMVPFCNLTGVRVVELRRDGGVAELPNRPDLQNHMGTVHAAAQFLAAEVSGAAAFSGALAPRIFSLRSFVLRDCRIMYLRPAVGRIRAHGSVDIEVAHPAAERTAEERFEIRGGSLLYDDAGALVAKAEFDYRAWFDAS, encoded by the coding sequence ATGTCTGCTCAGTCGGAGATACGATCCCCACTGGAGATGGTTCGCGAGGCGCACTTTCAGGCGAACGGTGACGCGCCACCAAATCTCGAACAACTCCGTTCCGTCATCGACACGATGGTGCCATTCTGCAACCTGACCGGGGTGCGGGTCGTCGAGCTGCGCCGGGACGGCGGCGTGGCGGAGCTCCCCAACCGACCCGACCTCCAGAACCACATGGGCACCGTGCATGCGGCGGCGCAGTTCCTCGCCGCCGAGGTCTCCGGAGCCGCGGCGTTCTCGGGCGCCCTGGCACCGAGGATCTTCAGCCTCCGCAGCTTCGTGCTGCGCGACTGCCGGATCATGTACCTGCGGCCGGCGGTCGGTCGGATCCGGGCCCACGGTTCAGTGGACATCGAGGTGGCGCACCCGGCAGCGGAGCGGACCGCCGAAGAACGCTTCGAGATCCGCGGGGGCTCGCTGCTCTACGACGACGCCGGCGCCCTCGTCGCCAAGGCGGAGTTCGACTACCGCGCCTGGTTCGACGCCTCCTGA
- a CDS encoding alpha/beta hydrolase family protein → MSADALVPPPSAAAGETEPAAESETELEVATTAGTRFGLRVLPQADESAPVILLLPAMGVRTKYYTPFAEALRSLGYSVVTTDLRWHHHGAAALRRSAGSRGSYQEGVEDDLPTITAATRERFPGAPLFVVGHSLGGQLSILRAAREAPDSGGLSGLAVIGAGTSYWRVFRPLRSAWVLGGSTFVAGVSQLLGYWPGHRFGFGGRQPRALMLDWARSARTGRYRLARSEPDLLGLLGAVTLPVLAISLDADHLAPRRAVDYFTRRLTGSEVHRVHLDRTSGSTHLGHFDWMKEPAVIARHVAEWIDLVLGRSGTGAR, encoded by the coding sequence GTGTCCGCAGATGCTCTTGTTCCTCCCCCGTCGGCGGCCGCCGGTGAGACCGAACCCGCGGCGGAAAGCGAGACGGAACTCGAGGTCGCCACCACTGCCGGGACGCGATTCGGCCTGCGTGTTCTTCCGCAGGCCGACGAGTCCGCGCCGGTGATTCTCCTGCTTCCGGCGATGGGGGTTCGGACAAAGTACTACACCCCCTTCGCCGAGGCACTGCGGTCGCTGGGGTACTCGGTCGTGACAACCGATCTGCGCTGGCATCACCACGGAGCCGCGGCGCTCCGGCGCTCGGCCGGCAGCCGGGGCAGCTACCAGGAGGGTGTCGAGGACGACCTGCCGACGATCACGGCGGCGACGCGGGAACGATTCCCCGGGGCGCCGCTGTTCGTCGTGGGTCACAGTCTCGGCGGACAACTCTCGATCCTGCGTGCCGCGCGGGAGGCCCCCGACAGCGGCGGGCTGAGCGGCCTGGCCGTCATCGGCGCGGGCACCTCGTACTGGCGCGTCTTCAGGCCCCTTCGTTCAGCGTGGGTCCTGGGCGGTTCCACGTTCGTCGCGGGGGTGTCGCAGCTGCTGGGCTACTGGCCCGGGCACCGGTTCGGCTTCGGCGGGCGGCAGCCCAGGGCGCTGATGCTGGACTGGGCCAGAAGTGCCCGCACCGGCCGTTACCGGCTGGCCAGGTCGGAGCCCGACCTCCTCGGTCTTCTCGGCGCGGTGACCCTGCCGGTACTGGCCATCTCCCTGGACGCCGACCATCTCGCGCCGCGCCGGGCGGTCGACTATTTCACCAGGCGGTTGACGGGCTCGGAGGTCCATCGCGTCCACCTGGACCGCACGAGTGGATCCACCCACCTCGGTCACTTCGACTGGATGAAGGAACCCGCTGTCATAGCACGCCACGTGGCCGAGTGGATCGACCTCGTCCTCGGCCGGAGCGGCACGGGCGCCCGGTGA
- a CDS encoding TetR/AcrR family transcriptional regulator, whose amino-acid sequence MSPRRYEQRLRTAGADQTRRRILDAMYEQLPRLASVEAVARQAGVARSTVYLVFGSRAGLFDALTQDVLDRGGFADLVRAVQDPDPLVHLRGGITASVRVYAGQRDALWALRSMEQALDGALQRAEQDRLGGMEHLAERLAAHGLLRVPVAAAVDVLWLLTSFDAFDLLYTGRRLSVDEVAARLLATAEHALL is encoded by the coding sequence ATGTCTCCCCGTCGCTACGAGCAACGGCTGCGCACGGCTGGTGCGGACCAGACCCGCCGCCGGATCCTCGACGCGATGTACGAACAGCTGCCCCGGCTCGCGAGCGTGGAGGCGGTCGCGCGGCAGGCGGGCGTGGCCCGGTCGACGGTCTACCTGGTGTTCGGCTCCCGAGCGGGGCTGTTCGATGCCCTCACCCAGGACGTGCTCGACCGGGGCGGTTTCGCGGACCTGGTGCGGGCCGTGCAGGATCCGGACCCACTCGTTCACCTGCGCGGCGGGATCACCGCAAGCGTGCGGGTGTACGCCGGGCAGCGCGACGCCCTGTGGGCCCTGCGCTCGATGGAACAGGCGCTCGATGGCGCGCTGCAACGGGCCGAGCAGGACCGTCTCGGCGGGATGGAACATCTCGCCGAACGCCTGGCCGCCCACGGCCTCCTGCGCGTGCCGGTGGCCGCCGCGGTCGACGTCCTCTGGCTGCTTACCAGCTTCGACGCGTTCGACCTGCTCTACACCGGCCGCCGGCTGTCGGTCGACGAGGTCGCGGCCCGGCTCCTGGCGACCGCCGAGCACGCGCTGCTCTGA
- a CDS encoding DUF1772 domain-containing protein — protein sequence MVSALVVISLVLTGLVAGTLTVGLVAVRPAMHSLPPTPYVMVKQAFDISYPRMMKLLQITNLIATIALAVAAGVTGATACAVLAGIVAACVLTNILVTVRGDLPINNAMATWRPESPPADWREQRARWDFFNSIRTTAAVIALVLLALAATTQY from the coding sequence ATGGTCTCGGCGCTGGTCGTGATCTCTCTCGTATTGACCGGGCTGGTGGCGGGCACGTTGACGGTCGGCCTGGTCGCCGTACGGCCCGCGATGCATTCACTGCCGCCCACTCCCTACGTAATGGTCAAGCAGGCGTTCGACATCAGCTACCCGCGGATGATGAAGCTGCTGCAGATTACAAATCTGATCGCTACGATCGCCCTGGCGGTCGCGGCCGGCGTCACCGGTGCGACGGCCTGCGCGGTGCTGGCCGGCATCGTGGCGGCCTGCGTCCTCACCAACATCCTGGTCACCGTGCGCGGCGACCTTCCGATCAACAACGCCATGGCCACCTGGCGGCCGGAGTCTCCGCCGGCCGACTGGCGCGAGCAGCGGGCGCGCTGGGACTTCTTCAACAGCATCCGCACGACCGCCGCGGTGATCGCGCTGGTTCTGCTGGCCCTGGCCGCGACCACCCAGTACTAA
- a CDS encoding NAD-binding protein, translating to MAAGSGSPGVTGGNGTVNVHGALDGHGTVNVHGALSGHGAVNGQGGSGGSGAFGGLGGSGGSDSSGHVIVCGLSNLGLRLAEQLRASGVTVVAIDDRVAPATRRRVERWGVRVLVESTRGAGALREAGIAAALAVVSCHETDLDNLGTALVAAETAPGVRLVVAISNRQLGDQLADALSQVRVLNRAELAGPSFVEACLRSDVTHAFPMDERSDAEVFAVIEESIIGRHAFRARYGDLTPISLRRAGERLPELCPPRDVSLRPGDRLTLLGRLSEFHERGMTVAGLHDARLFAALAGGSAEHGDPGDPREPGGVRGVWRATVARFREIVSMIRGELDPPFRFALAAVVTIMMVGTVVLWLTYANHNEAAPAEFGPLDALYLTVATMATVGYGDFNFGAADEWLQVFGIGLMLLGALSIAVVYAFITNIIISRRLERVMGRGRAGAVRGHVILCRLGSVGVATMNGLVRAGRHVVVIERDENNRYLPVARERGVPVIIGDATVRSTLLEAGLAHAATIAVLTSDDVANLEAVLSAREAHEELRGAWAARRPARRAARRGGGWSRGRMRESDPDTHHPDLRVVLRIFDTTMADEVERRFGIHTARSASALATPYFVGAALGYDVISTFYVQRTPFLVARMTIHAGGGLVGPTLRELSTGTRVLAVITAAANADTGGDVNLDSGVNLDSGADTDGGVERDGQGAPGGGPDYRPGRHTRLRPGDELFVVGPVNRIVDMVRRNQQVDITTAGTA from the coding sequence ATGGCAGCGGGTTCTGGAAGTCCCGGCGTGACCGGAGGCAATGGCACCGTCAACGTTCATGGTGCCCTCGATGGGCATGGCACCGTCAACGTTCATGGTGCCCTCAGCGGGCATGGCGCTGTCAACGGTCAGGGCGGCTCGGGAGGTTCGGGCGCCTTCGGTGGTCTCGGTGGTTCGGGTGGTTCCGACTCGTCGGGTCACGTCATTGTCTGCGGGCTGAGCAACCTGGGGCTCCGGCTGGCCGAACAGCTCCGGGCGTCGGGTGTGACGGTGGTGGCCATCGACGATCGGGTCGCCCCCGCCACCCGGCGCAGGGTGGAGCGGTGGGGCGTGCGGGTCCTGGTGGAGAGTACCCGTGGCGCCGGGGCGCTGCGCGAGGCCGGCATCGCCGCGGCGCTCGCGGTCGTGTCCTGTCACGAGACGGACCTCGACAACCTGGGCACGGCGCTGGTCGCGGCCGAGACGGCCCCCGGTGTCCGGCTCGTCGTGGCCATCAGTAACCGCCAGCTCGGCGACCAGCTCGCGGACGCGCTCAGCCAGGTCCGGGTGCTGAACCGGGCCGAGCTCGCGGGGCCGAGCTTCGTCGAGGCGTGCCTCCGCTCGGACGTGACGCACGCCTTCCCGATGGACGAACGGTCCGATGCCGAGGTCTTCGCGGTGATCGAGGAGTCGATCATAGGCCGGCATGCCTTCCGGGCCCGCTATGGCGATCTGACCCCGATCTCGCTGCGCCGCGCGGGGGAGCGCCTCCCCGAGCTCTGCCCGCCCCGCGACGTCTCGCTGCGCCCCGGCGACCGGCTGACGCTCCTCGGGCGGCTGTCGGAGTTCCACGAGCGGGGCATGACGGTCGCGGGCCTGCACGACGCGCGGCTGTTCGCCGCGCTGGCCGGCGGCTCGGCCGAGCATGGCGATCCCGGCGATCCCCGCGAGCCCGGAGGGGTCCGGGGGGTCTGGCGGGCCACGGTGGCCAGGTTCCGGGAGATCGTCTCGATGATCCGTGGGGAGCTCGACCCCCCCTTCCGGTTCGCACTCGCCGCCGTAGTAACGATCATGATGGTCGGTACGGTCGTGCTGTGGTTGACCTACGCCAACCACAACGAGGCCGCACCCGCCGAGTTCGGCCCGCTGGACGCGCTTTACCTCACGGTCGCGACGATGGCCACGGTCGGCTACGGCGACTTCAACTTCGGCGCCGCCGACGAGTGGCTACAGGTGTTCGGCATCGGACTGATGCTGCTCGGCGCCCTGTCGATCGCCGTCGTCTATGCGTTCATTACCAACATCATCATCAGCCGTCGGTTGGAGCGGGTGATGGGACGCGGGCGGGCCGGGGCGGTGCGTGGCCACGTCATTCTATGCAGGCTCGGCTCGGTGGGGGTCGCCACGATGAACGGCCTGGTGCGCGCGGGCCGGCATGTGGTGGTGATCGAGCGTGACGAGAACAACCGGTACCTGCCCGTCGCCCGTGAACGTGGGGTGCCCGTGATCATCGGGGACGCCACCGTCCGCTCGACGCTGCTGGAGGCCGGCCTCGCCCATGCCGCCACGATCGCGGTGCTCACCAGCGACGACGTCGCGAACCTGGAGGCCGTGCTGTCGGCCCGGGAAGCGCACGAGGAGTTGCGGGGGGCGTGGGCGGCCCGCCGCCCCGCCCGGCGGGCCGCCCGGCGGGGCGGCGGGTGGTCCCGCGGCCGGATGCGGGAGTCCGACCCGGACACGCACCACCCCGACCTGCGAGTAGTGCTGCGGATCTTCGACACCACGATGGCCGACGAGGTCGAGCGGCGCTTCGGCATCCATACGGCACGCAGCGCGTCCGCCCTGGCCACGCCGTATTTCGTCGGCGCGGCGCTCGGTTACGACGTCATCAGTACCTTCTACGTGCAGCGCACGCCGTTCCTGGTGGCCAGGATGACCATCCACGCCGGCGGCGGGCTGGTCGGCCCGACCCTGCGGGAGCTGTCCACCGGGACCCGGGTGCTCGCCGTGATCACCGCGGCCGCGAACGCGGACACCGGCGGAGACGTGAATCTGGACAGCGGCGTGAATCTGGACAGCGGCGCGGACACCGACGGCGGCGTGGAGCGGGACGGCCAGGGGGCTCCCGGTGGCGGGCCGGACTACCGGCCGGGACGCCACACCCGGCTCCGGCCCGGGGACGAGCTGTTCGTGGTGGGACCGGTGAACCGGATCGTCGACATGGTGCGGCGCAACCAGCAGGTCGACATCACCACGGCGGGAACTGCGTAA
- a CDS encoding GmrSD restriction endonuclease domain-containing protein, which yields MKANETTLGELLQGQCQYVVPLYQRPYSWERANLRQLWADITSVAAAGPAATHFLGSLVLAPSPSTTPAGVAIWLVVDGQQRLTALSILLCAIRDHVRDDDQMLAAKIDDLYLMNRYAAGTERYTLLPTRADRTAWTALVERSPEAGGRAGIGDAYQFFRKELAALRDADDPLDAALIEQAVVGQLAIVEIAAHVDDDVYRIFESLNHTGRRLTQADLLRNYLFMRLPTRADRVYDWRWFPLQELLGDRLEDLVWLDLVLRGDDRATKETVYQSQRQYLQTLPDEDAIEQWISELHAKALLFSRILDPDREEDPVLRQALHRLRRWGADVVRPIVLHMLIAHANDRLDATETAAALRVVESYLVRRMLVGIASANSNRILMSLVKELGDQTPTAAAVTRVLSGPRKKFPTDQPVKEAVLLNPFYWTGRGPQRTYVLRSLEEDYEHLEPVDWGVKLTVEHILPQSLSRPGWKAVLDADAHEGETRDELHRRLVHTLGNLTLTAYNPKLADHEFTEKKKLLADSGLAMNREIAGQDRWGREEIQNRGRALAERIVKIWPGPDESVVPPPQDQRWTLMSRVLAAIPPGRWTSYSDVAEVIGSHAVAVGAKLASARISNAHRVLLLNGSVSPDFRWPDPERTDDPREILTAEGVILSRSGRALARQRMTAAELAAAADLETPEESQGAAGTKERLWAAPAARSAVGLAVSLWPSERRAAAPTDDANSGLSYRDRVRGCLLGGALGDALGAAIEFQSLDEIRREYGTRVTRKVCLCR from the coding sequence GTGAAGGCGAACGAAACTACTCTGGGTGAACTCCTCCAGGGTCAGTGTCAGTACGTCGTCCCGTTGTATCAACGCCCCTACAGCTGGGAACGCGCCAACCTGCGGCAACTCTGGGCCGACATCACGAGCGTGGCCGCCGCCGGTCCAGCGGCAACACACTTCCTGGGTTCGCTGGTTCTCGCGCCGAGCCCGTCAACCACGCCGGCCGGAGTGGCGATCTGGCTGGTGGTAGATGGTCAGCAACGGCTGACGGCGCTGAGCATCCTGCTCTGCGCGATCCGCGATCATGTCCGAGATGACGATCAGATGCTCGCGGCGAAAATCGACGATCTGTACCTCATGAACAGGTACGCGGCCGGAACCGAACGTTACACCCTGTTACCGACGCGAGCCGACCGGACCGCCTGGACCGCTCTCGTCGAGCGGTCGCCGGAGGCAGGAGGCCGGGCGGGGATCGGCGACGCATACCAGTTCTTCCGCAAGGAACTCGCCGCGTTGCGCGACGCCGACGACCCGCTGGACGCAGCACTGATCGAGCAGGCCGTGGTCGGTCAGCTCGCAATCGTGGAGATCGCCGCGCATGTCGACGACGACGTCTACCGCATCTTCGAATCGCTCAACCACACCGGCCGCCGGCTCACCCAGGCGGACCTGCTGCGCAACTACCTGTTCATGCGGCTACCCACCCGAGCGGACCGGGTGTACGACTGGCGGTGGTTCCCACTCCAGGAACTGCTCGGTGACAGACTGGAGGATCTGGTCTGGCTCGACCTCGTGCTCCGCGGCGACGACCGTGCCACCAAGGAGACCGTGTACCAGTCGCAGCGGCAGTATCTCCAGACGCTGCCGGACGAGGACGCCATCGAGCAGTGGATCTCCGAGCTGCATGCAAAGGCCCTGCTGTTCAGCCGGATCCTCGATCCGGACCGGGAGGAGGACCCGGTCCTGCGGCAGGCCCTGCACCGGCTGCGCCGGTGGGGGGCGGACGTCGTCCGGCCGATCGTCCTACACATGCTGATCGCGCATGCGAATGACCGTCTCGACGCCACCGAGACCGCCGCGGCACTCCGGGTGGTGGAGAGCTACCTGGTGCGGCGGATGCTGGTCGGCATCGCGAGCGCCAACAGCAACCGCATCCTCATGTCGCTCGTCAAGGAGCTCGGCGACCAGACACCGACCGCCGCCGCGGTCACGCGGGTTCTCTCCGGCCCGCGTAAGAAGTTCCCGACCGATCAGCCTGTGAAGGAAGCCGTCCTGCTCAATCCCTTCTACTGGACCGGACGCGGCCCTCAGCGCACCTATGTGTTGCGCAGCCTGGAAGAGGATTACGAGCATCTCGAACCAGTCGACTGGGGCGTGAAGCTGACGGTTGAACACATCCTCCCCCAGTCATTGTCGAGACCGGGATGGAAAGCGGTTCTCGACGCCGATGCCCACGAGGGTGAGACGCGCGACGAGCTGCACCGCAGGCTCGTCCATACTCTGGGCAATCTGACGCTCACCGCCTATAATCCGAAACTCGCCGATCACGAGTTCACCGAGAAGAAGAAGCTGCTGGCCGACAGCGGGCTGGCGATGAACCGAGAAATCGCCGGTCAGGACAGATGGGGCCGGGAGGAGATCCAGAATCGTGGCCGGGCGCTCGCCGAGCGGATCGTGAAGATCTGGCCCGGCCCGGACGAGTCCGTAGTACCGCCGCCCCAGGACCAGCGATGGACCCTGATGAGCCGGGTACTGGCCGCGATCCCACCCGGCCGCTGGACCAGTTACTCCGACGTCGCGGAGGTGATCGGGTCCCACGCCGTCGCGGTGGGAGCCAAGCTGGCCAGTGCCCGGATCTCCAACGCCCACCGCGTCCTGCTCCTGAACGGTTCCGTCTCCCCGGACTTCCGCTGGCCCGATCCGGAACGCACCGACGATCCACGGGAGATCCTGACCGCCGAGGGTGTCATTCTCAGCAGGTCGGGCCGGGCACTGGCCCGCCAACGCATGACCGCCGCCGAACTCGCCGCCGCCGCCGATCTCGAAACCCCGGAAGAGAGCCAGGGCGCCGCCGGAACCAAGGAACGTCTGTGGGCCGCCCCGGCCGCCCGGTCCGCCGTGGGGCTCGCGGTCAGCCTGTGGCCATCAGAGCGGCGCGCGGCGGCGCCCACGGACGATGCGAACTCCGGCCTCTCCTACCGGGACCGGGTCCGGGGCTGCCTGCTGGGCGGGGCGTTGGGAGACGCGCTCGGTGCGGCAATCGAATTCCAGTCGCTTGACGAGATCCGACGGGAGTACGGGACCAGGGTGACCCGCAAAGTCTGTTTGTGCAGGTAG
- a CDS encoding ISAs1 family transposase has translation MPVTPTDLGQAGSGQLVRMRRSLRVLGAHGGEVQGLADVLAGVPDPRDPRGIRHRLPVILGLSAAAVAAGEKSVEEIAAWAAHAPTQVLTALGARVHPVTGQPQAPSVDTMIRVLSAVDSSALARAVGMFAAARARQARGGGRRVVAVDGKTLRGAAGPEGRAPHLLAVAEHGTGVVLAEHEVGAKTNEVTAFAPLLRELHSHDPLDGVVVTADALHTTRAHADLIVTELGAHFVFTVKANTPALSVDCHQATDWTKIPIGHSAEGRAHGRFERRTIQLAQASEAIRARYPHARTVARIRRHVRRTVTTGTGRARVTRTIPSTVTVHVLTSLTLDAVTPADLAGYARGHWTIENKVHWVRDVTFREDASRVRTGPLPRIMTTLRNLIIGLIRLAGHNRIAPTIRRIRHDNALLLAILTLDNPADLHQ, from the coding sequence ATGCCCGTCACTCCCACCGATCTCGGACAGGCCGGGTCGGGGCAGCTGGTCCGGATGCGGCGGTCGCTGCGGGTCCTGGGGGCGCACGGCGGTGAGGTGCAGGGGCTCGCCGACGTACTCGCCGGGGTGCCTGACCCGCGGGACCCGCGAGGGATACGTCACCGGCTCCCGGTGATCCTGGGACTGTCCGCCGCAGCGGTCGCCGCGGGGGAGAAGTCGGTGGAGGAGATCGCGGCCTGGGCTGCGCACGCCCCGACGCAGGTCCTGACCGCTCTCGGGGCGCGGGTCCATCCGGTGACCGGGCAGCCGCAGGCACCGTCGGTGGACACGATGATCCGGGTCCTGTCCGCGGTGGACAGCTCGGCGCTGGCGAGGGCGGTCGGGATGTTCGCCGCGGCCCGCGCCCGCCAGGCCCGTGGTGGTGGGCGGCGGGTGGTCGCGGTCGACGGGAAGACCCTGCGTGGCGCGGCTGGGCCTGAGGGGCGGGCACCGCACCTGCTCGCGGTCGCCGAACACGGCACGGGTGTGGTGCTCGCCGAGCATGAGGTCGGCGCGAAGACGAACGAGGTCACCGCGTTCGCACCGCTGCTCCGCGAACTGCATTCCCATGATCCGCTGGATGGGGTGGTGGTGACCGCTGATGCGTTGCACACGACCCGCGCCCACGCCGACCTGATCGTCACCGAGCTGGGAGCGCACTTCGTGTTCACGGTGAAGGCGAACACCCCGGCGTTGTCGGTCGACTGCCACCAGGCGACCGACTGGACGAAGATCCCGATCGGGCACAGCGCCGAGGGCAGGGCCCATGGACGGTTCGAACGACGCACCATCCAGCTGGCCCAGGCCAGCGAGGCGATCCGTGCCCGCTATCCCCATGCCCGCACCGTGGCGCGGATCCGCCGTCATGTCCGGCGGACCGTGACCACCGGCACGGGCCGGGCCCGGGTCACCCGGACGATCCCGAGCACTGTCACGGTCCACGTCCTGACGAGCCTCACCCTCGACGCGGTCACACCCGCTGATCTCGCGGGCTACGCCCGAGGGCATTGGACGATCGAGAACAAGGTCCACTGGGTGCGCGATGTGACGTTCCGTGAGGATGCCTCGCGGGTTCGGACCGGCCCACTGCCCCGCATCATGACCACGCTCCGTAACCTGATCATCGGGCTGATTCGCCTCGCTGGCCATAACCGCATCGCC